From the genome of Streptomyces sp. NBC_00659, one region includes:
- a CDS encoding DUF3492 domain-containing protein, producing the protein MRIGLLTEGGYPYVSGDAGLWCDRLVRGLGQHTFDIYALSRTERQEDRGWIQLPPQVGRVRTAPLWTAHDDGVVHGRRARRRFSEAYGELLAAVCGGPRAASPGGPEAHRVPEVHGVPGIPADAVGAEADRFASALYGLAELARDEGGLAGALRSENAVRVLERACRAPGALRTARTARVPDLLTVAAHIERALRPLSLDWYEDDTLGSADLCHAAAGGAAALPGLLARHFLGVPLLVTEYGVHLRAHYLAAATLEEAPAVRALLAAFHGRLATEVYRAAVIVTPGNTHARRWQERCGADRAKLRTVHPGMEAARFADVGEGAPGSRCADPDTLVWVGRVEPAKDLMSLLHSFAEIRRAEPRTRLRIVGAPAEDPDSAAYLAHCKALAAQLFPDEAEGVHAVGDNPVSFEEIGGPEIPSLAEAYACGALVVLSSVVEGFPVSLVEAMLCGRATVSTDVGAVVEVIGGTGLVVPPRNPRALAEACVALLRDPERRERLGAAARARALELFTVEQNITAFHGIYLEIVSHSPVRRLVVDDEGEPLPFGVPAEAHVPGRWTETRFMTACRPRWAEGAPVRATVPPSTPLPVSVGEGT; encoded by the coding sequence GTGCGCATCGGACTGCTTACGGAGGGTGGCTATCCGTATGTGAGCGGTGACGCCGGACTCTGGTGCGACCGGCTCGTGCGCGGGCTCGGGCAGCACACGTTCGACATCTACGCGCTCAGCCGCACCGAGCGCCAGGAGGACCGGGGCTGGATCCAGCTGCCGCCCCAGGTCGGCCGCGTCCGCACGGCACCGCTGTGGACGGCGCACGACGACGGCGTGGTGCACGGGCGCCGGGCCCGGCGCCGGTTCTCCGAGGCGTACGGAGAGCTGCTCGCGGCGGTGTGCGGCGGACCGCGGGCCGCGAGCCCCGGAGGCCCCGAAGCTCACAGAGTCCCCGAAGTTCACGGAGTCCCCGGAATCCCGGCGGATGCCGTCGGCGCCGAGGCGGACCGTTTCGCCAGCGCCCTGTACGGACTGGCCGAACTCGCCCGGGACGAGGGCGGACTGGCGGGCGCCCTGCGCTCCGAGAACGCGGTGCGTGTCCTCGAACGCGCCTGTCGCGCACCGGGCGCACTCCGTACGGCCCGCACCGCGCGTGTTCCCGACCTGCTCACCGTCGCCGCGCACATCGAGCGCGCCCTGCGCCCCCTCTCGCTGGACTGGTACGAGGACGACACGCTCGGCTCGGCGGACCTCTGCCACGCCGCGGCCGGCGGGGCGGCGGCGTTGCCCGGCCTCCTCGCCCGGCACTTCCTCGGCGTCCCGCTGCTGGTCACCGAGTACGGCGTGCACCTGCGGGCGCACTACCTGGCCGCCGCGACCCTCGAAGAGGCCCCCGCCGTCCGGGCGCTGCTCGCCGCGTTCCACGGCCGGCTCGCCACCGAGGTCTACCGCGCGGCCGTGATCGTCACGCCCGGCAACACACACGCCCGCCGCTGGCAGGAGCGCTGCGGCGCCGACCGCGCCAAGCTGCGCACCGTCCACCCCGGCATGGAGGCCGCCCGCTTCGCGGACGTCGGGGAGGGAGCGCCCGGCAGCCGGTGTGCCGACCCCGACACGCTGGTGTGGGTCGGCCGCGTCGAGCCGGCCAAGGACCTGATGTCCCTGCTGCACTCCTTCGCCGAGATCCGCAGGGCCGAGCCGCGGACCCGGCTGCGGATCGTCGGCGCCCCCGCCGAGGATCCGGACTCCGCCGCCTATCTGGCCCACTGCAAGGCGCTGGCCGCGCAACTCTTCCCCGACGAGGCGGAGGGGGTGCACGCCGTCGGCGACAACCCGGTCTCCTTCGAGGAGATCGGCGGCCCCGAGATCCCGAGCCTCGCGGAGGCCTACGCCTGCGGAGCCCTGGTCGTCCTGTCCAGCGTCGTCGAGGGCTTCCCGGTCAGCCTCGTCGAAGCCATGCTCTGCGGCCGGGCGACCGTCTCCACGGACGTGGGCGCGGTCGTCGAGGTCATCGGCGGTACGGGTCTTGTGGTCCCGCCGCGCAATCCGCGGGCACTGGCGGAGGCGTGCGTGGCACTGCTGCGCGACCCCGAGCGCCGTGAGCGGCTCGGCGCGGCCGCCCGTGCCCGCGCCCTCGAACTCTTCACCGTCGAGCAGAACATCACGGCATTTCACGGCATTTACCTGGAGATCGTCTCGCACTCCCCGGTGCGTCGCCTCGTCGTGGACGACGAGGGGGAGCCGCTGCCCTTCGGCGTTCCCGCAGAGGCCCATGTGCCGGGGCGCTGGACCGAGACCCGCTTCATGACCGCGTGCCGGCCGCGCTGGGCGGAAGGGGCACCGGTACGGGCCACTGTGCCCCCGTCCACGCCGCTACCTGTTTCCGTGGGGGAGGGCACGTGA
- a CDS encoding NAD-dependent epimerase/dehydratase family protein, whose protein sequence is MRVLLIGANGYLGRFVADRLLADPAVQLTALGRGDDADVRFDLASGSPGALTRFLDAVHPGVVINCAGATRGGARELTRHNTVAVATVCEALRRSGCGARLVQLGCGAEYGPSQPGSSTAEDAVPRPGGPYGVSKLAATELVLGSGLDAVVLRVFSPAGPGTPAGSPLGRLAEALRRAMQASDGELKLGGLGVQRDFIDVRDVARAVHAASLSAAQGVINIGSGRAVRLRDAAAVLARVAGYSGSLHELDGPPGPSMRPSIGHPRPEPDHVAPVSYPYPDGCGSWQQADVRTARDRLGWRPRINLEESLADIWMEAACRI, encoded by the coding sequence ATGAGGGTCCTGCTGATCGGAGCCAACGGCTACCTCGGCCGCTTCGTCGCCGACAGACTGCTCGCCGACCCGGCCGTGCAGCTCACCGCCCTCGGCCGGGGTGACGACGCCGACGTACGGTTCGACCTCGCCTCGGGCAGCCCCGGCGCGCTCACCCGCTTCCTGGACGCGGTGCACCCCGGAGTCGTCATCAACTGCGCGGGCGCCACCCGCGGCGGTGCCCGCGAACTGACCCGGCACAACACCGTCGCCGTCGCCACCGTCTGCGAGGCCCTGCGCCGCAGCGGCTGCGGGGCCCGGCTCGTCCAGCTCGGCTGCGGCGCCGAGTACGGGCCCAGCCAGCCCGGTTCCTCCACCGCGGAGGACGCCGTGCCGCGCCCGGGCGGCCCGTACGGAGTGAGCAAGCTCGCCGCGACGGAACTCGTCCTCGGCTCCGGCCTGGACGCCGTCGTCCTGCGTGTCTTCTCACCCGCGGGACCCGGCACGCCCGCCGGATCCCCGCTCGGACGGCTCGCCGAAGCCCTGCGCCGCGCCATGCAGGCCAGCGACGGCGAACTCAAGCTCGGCGGCCTCGGCGTCCAGCGCGACTTCATCGACGTCCGTGATGTCGCCCGCGCCGTCCACGCCGCCTCCCTGTCCGCCGCACAGGGGGTGATCAACATCGGCTCGGGCCGCGCCGTACGCCTCCGCGACGCCGCCGCCGTCCTCGCGCGCGTGGCCGGCTACAGCGGCAGCCTGCACGAACTCGACGGCCCGCCCGGCCCGTCCATGAGGCCGTCCATCGGCCACCCCCGTCCCGAACCCGACCACGTGGCCCCGGTGTCGTATCCCTACCCGGACGGCTGCGGCAGCTGGCAGCAGGCCGACGTGCGCACCGCGCGCGACCGGCTCGGCTGGCGGCCCCGGATCAACCTCGAGGAATCCCTGGCCGACATCTGGATGGAGGCGGCATGTCGTATCTGA
- a CDS encoding spherulation-specific family 4 protein, translated as MSYLTRTATGSASTDLGLGFGVPGYAHPLVAPLEWDELTRPGTPLRWVVLNVDNGPGERPDPRCLEATGRLRNAGVRVLGLLDAAHGVRPFGETIADARRHLDWYKADGFLLDRCPTERAALPDVRRTAGALRALRDGAHIVFGHGTHPHPGYAESADQLVTFSGPWSEYRWSQVAEWTADYPPERFCHFVHGVPRGHLDEALRIARWQGASTIYFTDRTDHGGTADPWETMPGYWDEIVSRIGTGVSE; from the coding sequence ATGTCGTATCTGACCAGGACCGCGACCGGCAGCGCGAGCACCGACCTGGGACTCGGCTTCGGTGTCCCCGGCTATGCGCATCCCCTCGTCGCTCCGCTGGAATGGGACGAACTCACCCGCCCCGGCACCCCCTTGCGCTGGGTCGTGCTGAACGTGGACAACGGCCCCGGCGAGCGGCCCGACCCGCGCTGTCTGGAGGCCACCGGACGGCTGCGCAACGCGGGCGTCCGGGTGCTGGGACTTCTCGACGCCGCCCATGGCGTACGCCCCTTCGGCGAGACGATCGCCGACGCGCGCCGTCATCTCGACTGGTACAAGGCCGACGGATTCCTCCTCGACCGCTGCCCCACCGAACGCGCCGCGCTGCCCGACGTCCGCCGGACGGCCGGCGCGCTGCGCGCGCTGCGGGACGGCGCCCACATCGTGTTCGGCCACGGCACCCACCCGCATCCGGGATATGCCGAGAGCGCCGACCAACTGGTGACCTTCTCGGGCCCCTGGAGCGAATACCGCTGGTCGCAGGTTGCCGAGTGGACCGCCGACTATCCCCCCGAGCGCTTCTGCCATTTCGTGCACGGCGTGCCGCGCGGTCACCTGGACGAGGCACTGCGCATCGCGCGCTGGCAGGGCGCCTCGACGATCTACTTCACCGACCGCACCGATCACGGTGGGACGGCCGACCCCTGGGAGACGATGCCCGGCTACTGGGACGAGATCGTCTCGCGGATCGGAACGGGTGTCTCGGAATGA
- the moeZ gene encoding adenylyltransferase/sulfurtransferase MoeZ, with protein MSLPPLVEPASELTVDEVRRYSRHLIIPDVGMDGQKRLKNAKVLCVGAGGLGSPALMYLAAAGVGTLGIVEFDEVDESNLQRQIIHSQADIGRSKAVSARDSVLGINPYVNVVLHEERLEAENVMDIFSQYDLIVDGTDNFATRYLVNDACVLLDKPYVWGSIYRFDGQASVFWSAHGPCYRCLYPEPPPPGMVPSCAEGGVLGVLCASIGSIQVNEAIKLLAGIGEPLVGRLMIYDALEMQYRQVKVRKDPNCAVCGENPTVTELIDYEAFCGVVSEEAQEAAAGSTITPKQLKEWIDDGENIEIIDVREVNEYEIVSIPGAKLIPKNEFLMGTALESLPQDKKIVLHCKTGVRSAEVLAVLKSAGFSDAVHVGGGVIGWVHQIEPEKPVY; from the coding sequence GTGTCGCTGCCACCCCTGGTCGAGCCAGCCTCTGAGCTCACCGTAGACGAGGTCCGCAGGTACTCCCGCCACCTGATCATCCCCGATGTGGGCATGGACGGGCAGAAGCGGCTGAAGAACGCCAAGGTGCTCTGTGTGGGCGCCGGCGGCCTCGGATCGCCGGCGCTGATGTACCTGGCCGCGGCGGGCGTCGGCACGCTCGGCATCGTGGAGTTCGACGAAGTCGACGAGTCGAACCTGCAGCGCCAGATCATCCACAGCCAGGCGGACATCGGCCGTTCCAAGGCCGTGTCCGCGCGCGATTCCGTACTGGGTATCAACCCGTACGTGAACGTGGTCCTTCACGAAGAGCGGCTCGAGGCCGAGAACGTGATGGACATCTTCAGCCAGTACGACCTGATCGTCGACGGCACCGACAACTTCGCGACCCGCTACCTGGTCAACGACGCGTGCGTGCTCCTCGACAAGCCGTACGTCTGGGGCTCGATCTACCGCTTCGACGGCCAGGCCTCCGTCTTCTGGTCCGCGCACGGTCCCTGCTACCGCTGCCTCTACCCGGAGCCCCCGCCGCCGGGCATGGTCCCCTCCTGCGCCGAGGGCGGCGTCCTCGGCGTGCTGTGCGCGTCCATCGGGTCCATCCAGGTCAACGAAGCGATCAAGCTCCTCGCGGGCATCGGTGAGCCGCTCGTCGGCCGCCTGATGATCTACGACGCCCTGGAGATGCAGTACCGCCAGGTCAAGGTCCGCAAGGACCCGAACTGCGCGGTCTGCGGCGAGAACCCCACCGTCACCGAGCTCATCGACTACGAGGCCTTCTGCGGCGTCGTGTCCGAGGAGGCCCAGGAGGCCGCCGCCGGCTCGACGATCACTCCCAAGCAGCTCAAGGAGTGGATCGACGACGGCGAGAACATCGAGATCATCGACGTCCGCGAGGTCAACGAGTACGAGATCGTCTCGATCCCCGGCGCCAAGCTGATCCCGAAGAACGAGTTCCTCATGGGCACCGCCCTGGAGAGCCTGCCGCAGGACAAGAAGATCGTCCTGCACTGCAAGACGGGTGTCCGCAGCGCGGAGGTCCTCGCCGTCCTGAAGTCCGCCGGTTTCTCCGACGCGGTGCACGTCGGCGGCGGTGTGATCGGCTGGGTCCACCAGATCGAGCCCGAGAAGCCGGTGTACTGA
- a CDS encoding alpha/beta hydrolase, giving the protein MTRFARWTAAAAAALLLVGCGGGSPDGGKNEEKNGDKAPSSAPPSGGSPGLPASLTSQRLDWGRCKGTSDSPAPGNGWQCATLKAPLDYAKPGGATIGLALIRSKATGGQSKRIGSLLFNFGGPGGSGVSTMPWYESIVDPLHRRYDLVSWDPRGVAASEGVRCRGDKAVQASESVDATPDDAAEEAAYLQDATDFGKACAKAAGKLLSHVSTTDTARDMDLMRQVLGDRRMHYFGISYGTELGGVYAHLFPKNVGRLALDAVVDPSADTVGHAKNQTLGFQRALDDYLKSTGQDPKQGSRKIADLLKRIDANPLPASGGRKLSQTLALTGIVLPLYSQERWPSLTEALKNAEGGDGSALLTLADNYNDRDASGHYGTTTQSQRVISCLDDKERPTPEETRKRLPEFEKISPVFGDFMGWDTAGWCHDWPVAGQYDTPEVSAPGAGPVLVVGNTGDPATPYEGARRMADELGKGVGVELTWKGEGHGAYGSGSDCVDSTVNSYLLDGTVPKDGKVCS; this is encoded by the coding sequence ATGACACGTTTCGCACGGTGGACGGCCGCGGCCGCCGCCGCGTTGCTGCTGGTCGGCTGCGGCGGGGGCTCGCCGGACGGCGGCAAGAACGAGGAGAAGAACGGCGACAAGGCGCCGTCCAGCGCGCCGCCCTCCGGCGGGTCGCCGGGGCTGCCCGCCTCGCTCACCTCGCAGAGGCTCGACTGGGGCCGATGCAAAGGCACTTCGGACTCCCCCGCGCCCGGGAACGGCTGGCAGTGCGCCACGCTCAAGGCACCGCTGGACTACGCGAAGCCGGGCGGTGCGACGATCGGCCTGGCCCTCATCCGCTCCAAGGCGACCGGCGGCCAGAGCAAGCGCATCGGCTCGCTCCTCTTCAACTTCGGCGGTCCCGGCGGCTCGGGCGTCTCCACGATGCCGTGGTACGAGAGCATCGTCGACCCGCTCCACCGGCGCTACGACCTGGTGAGCTGGGACCCGCGCGGGGTGGCTGCCAGCGAAGGGGTGCGGTGCCGCGGGGACAAGGCGGTCCAGGCTTCCGAGTCGGTGGACGCGACACCGGACGACGCGGCCGAGGAGGCTGCGTACTTGCAGGACGCCACGGACTTCGGGAAGGCCTGCGCGAAGGCCGCCGGGAAGCTGCTGTCCCACGTCTCGACGACGGACACGGCCCGCGACATGGACCTGATGCGCCAGGTCCTCGGCGACCGCCGGATGCATTACTTCGGCATCTCGTACGGCACCGAACTGGGCGGTGTGTACGCCCACTTGTTCCCGAAGAACGTGGGACGCCTGGCGCTGGACGCGGTCGTCGACCCGAGCGCCGACACCGTGGGCCATGCCAAGAACCAGACGCTGGGCTTCCAGCGCGCCCTGGACGACTACCTCAAGTCCACCGGGCAGGACCCGAAGCAGGGCTCCCGGAAGATCGCGGACCTGCTGAAGCGGATCGACGCGAACCCGCTGCCCGCTTCCGGCGGGCGCAAGCTGAGCCAGACACTGGCCCTCACCGGCATCGTGCTGCCGCTCTACAGCCAGGAGCGCTGGCCGAGCCTCACCGAAGCTCTGAAGAACGCCGAGGGCGGGGACGGTTCGGCCCTGCTGACGCTCGCCGACAACTACAACGACCGTGACGCCTCGGGGCACTACGGCACGACGACCCAGTCCCAGCGGGTCATATCGTGCTTGGACGACAAGGAGCGGCCGACTCCCGAGGAGACCAGGAAGCGGCTGCCCGAGTTCGAGAAGATCTCGCCCGTCTTCGGGGACTTCATGGGCTGGGACACGGCGGGCTGGTGTCACGACTGGCCGGTGGCCGGCCAGTACGACACTCCCGAGGTCAGTGCTCCGGGAGCCGGACCCGTCCTGGTCGTCGGCAACACCGGGGACCCGGCGACACCCTACGAGGGCGCGCGCAGGATGGCGGACGAGCTCGGCAAGGGCGTGGGAGTGGAGCTCACCTGGAAGGGCGAGGGCCATGGCGCCTACGGGAGCGGGAGCGACTGTGTCGACTCGACCGTGAACAGCTATCTGCTGGACGGAACGGTGCCGAAGGACGGCAAGGTCTGTTCATGA
- a CDS encoding alpha/beta hydrolase, with translation MPNPSPRAAVFVTAVLLASWVSGCSGDSKEKDLTAQKLDWKACPAPSEAQGGGSAPSPLPGGAEWQCATLKVPLDWSDPKGDTIGIALIRAKASGDPGRRIGSLIFNFGGPGGSGVATLPAFGQDYDALRTRYDLVSFDPRGVGRSAGVKCENDQQLDRFFQQDATPDDAAEQQALLRNTRTFNAACENNSGKVLPHVRTTDAARDMDLMRQVLGDDKLHYFGISYGTELGGVYAHLFPKNVGRAVFDGVVDPTQNAEQSSLGQAKGFQLALDNFAEDCTSKVEDCPIGDSPQDVKDRIARLLKDLDSNPIPGVFPRRLTQTAATSGIAQSLYSKDFWEYLTEGLQQAYDGDGKVLMLLSDSMNGRSENGQYSNITPANISINCADDKPRYTADYVKSKVPGFRAASPLFGDYLAWGMVSCTDWAVPGAAEHPDVSAPGSAPILVVGNTGDPATPYEGARAMVNALGKGVGVELTYKGQGHGAYDSRNKCVQGAVNGYLLEGTVPSTGTVCS, from the coding sequence ATGCCGAACCCGTCCCCGCGCGCCGCCGTGTTCGTCACCGCCGTCCTGCTGGCCTCGTGGGTGTCCGGTTGCAGCGGTGACTCCAAGGAGAAGGATCTGACGGCGCAGAAGCTGGACTGGAAGGCGTGCCCGGCGCCGTCCGAGGCCCAGGGCGGCGGCAGCGCCCCCTCGCCTCTGCCGGGTGGGGCGGAATGGCAGTGCGCCACCTTGAAGGTGCCCCTCGACTGGTCCGACCCCAAGGGCGACACGATCGGGATCGCGCTGATCCGGGCGAAGGCGAGCGGCGATCCCGGCAGGCGCATCGGCTCGCTCATCTTCAACTTCGGCGGACCCGGCGGCTCGGGCGTCGCCACGCTGCCCGCCTTCGGCCAGGACTACGACGCCCTGCGCACCCGGTACGACCTGGTGAGCTTCGACCCGCGCGGAGTCGGCCGCAGCGCGGGGGTGAAGTGCGAGAACGACCAGCAGCTCGACAGGTTCTTCCAGCAGGACGCCACGCCGGACGACGCCGCCGAGCAGCAGGCGCTCCTGCGGAACACCAGGACGTTCAACGCGGCCTGCGAGAACAACTCCGGCAAGGTCCTCCCCCATGTGCGCACGACGGACGCCGCTCGCGACATGGATCTGATGCGGCAGGTGCTCGGCGACGACAAGCTGCACTACTTCGGCATCTCGTACGGCACCGAACTGGGCGGCGTCTACGCCCATCTGTTCCCCAAGAACGTGGGCCGAGCCGTGTTCGACGGGGTCGTCGACCCGACCCAGAACGCGGAACAGAGCTCCCTCGGCCAGGCCAAGGGCTTCCAGCTCGCGCTGGACAACTTCGCCGAGGACTGCACCTCGAAGGTCGAGGACTGTCCCATCGGCGACAGCCCGCAGGACGTCAAGGACCGCATCGCCCGACTGCTGAAGGACCTCGACAGCAACCCGATCCCCGGTGTCTTCCCCCGCCGGCTCACCCAGACCGCCGCGACGAGCGGCATCGCGCAGTCGCTGTACTCCAAGGACTTCTGGGAGTACCTGACGGAGGGACTCCAACAGGCCTACGACGGCGACGGCAAGGTGCTGATGCTGCTGTCGGACTCGATGAACGGGCGCAGCGAGAACGGCCAGTACAGCAACATCACCCCCGCGAACATCTCCATCAACTGCGCCGACGACAAGCCGCGTTACACCGCGGACTATGTGAAGTCGAAGGTTCCCGGCTTCCGGGCCGCCTCACCGCTGTTCGGCGACTATCTGGCCTGGGGCATGGTCAGTTGCACCGACTGGGCGGTGCCGGGAGCCGCCGAGCACCCGGATGTCAGCGCCCCCGGCTCGGCGCCGATCCTCGTGGTCGGCAACACCGGCGACCCCGCGACGCCGTACGAGGGAGCCCGGGCGATGGTGAACGCGCTCGGCAAGGGCGTCGGAGTCGAGCTGACGTACAAAGGCCAGGGGCACGGGGCGTACGACAGCAGGAACAAGTGCGTGCAGGGTGCGGTGAACGGCTACCTGCTGGAGGGAACCGTGCCGTCGACCGGCACCGTCTGTTCCTAG
- a CDS encoding lysylphosphatidylglycerol synthase transmembrane domain-containing protein encodes MRQQGVHPEDAEGTSAASSRPDTDGVDEKDSDDKTNESASVTGGTDSGEAAESSPEARETPSPETRANPSLTPGDEKRQAERGTLCADEVHTDEVEGDEPLLPARVHRPSDLMRLLVGVLAIVVLLAIAAFAHGTTSGLEQDINKGTGQAPDLLIKIAGLASSIAILLVPVAFAIERLIKRDGLRIADGVLAAVLAHGVTLATDLWVAKGAPGSIQEALTQPSPGDVHALTDPVHGYLAPVIAYMTAVGMSRRPRWRGVLWVVLLLDAFSMLVTGYTTPFSIILTVLIGWTVAYGTLYAVGSPNVRPTGRTLMAGLRHVGFHPVSAAREEMPESTESGDRGRRYFVTLEDGPPLDVTVVDREQQAQGFFYRVWRRLTLRGITTRRSLQSLRQALEQEALLAYAAIAAGANAPKLIATSELGPDAVMLVYEHTGAHTLDSLPDELITDELLRDTWHQVQALQSRRIAHRRLAGDAILVDRSGTVILTDLRGGEIAAGDLVLRMDIAQLVTTLGLRVGAERAVASAVGVLGPDAVANCLPMLQPIALTRSTRATLRRLARERAQREREAVLEASRQAKLARAAEAAEEGGEAAPPLPEKAGKKAVRAEQRAEKRAIDEALDEAREEDLLTQIRHQVLLIRPQAPVEPARLERVKPRTLISLIAGAIGAYFLLTQLTHIEFGTLFDNAEWGWVAAAALFSALSYFAAAMSLLGFVPERVPFLRTAAAQVAGSFVKIVAPAAVGGVALNTRFLQRAGVRPGLAVASVGASQLFGLGCHILMLLSFGYLTGTEKTPSLSPSRTVIAGLLTVAVFILVVTSVPLLRKFVSTRVRSLFAGVVPRMLDVLQRPQKLVTGIGGMLLLTACFVMCLDASIRAFGNEETTSLSLASVAVVFLAGNALGSAAPTPGGVGAVEATLTVGLIAVGLPKEVAAPAVLLYRLLTLWLPVLPGWLFFNHLTRKGAL; translated from the coding sequence ATGAGGCAGCAGGGCGTGCACCCCGAAGACGCGGAGGGCACCTCCGCTGCCTCGTCACGCCCGGACACCGACGGCGTCGACGAGAAGGACTCGGACGACAAGACGAACGAGTCCGCCTCCGTGACGGGCGGGACGGACTCCGGCGAGGCCGCGGAATCCTCTCCCGAGGCCCGGGAGACCCCGTCTCCTGAGACCCGGGCGAACCCGTCCCTGACCCCCGGGGACGAGAAGCGGCAGGCCGAGCGCGGCACCCTCTGCGCGGACGAGGTCCACACGGACGAGGTCGAGGGCGACGAACCGCTGCTTCCCGCGCGCGTGCACCGCCCCTCCGACCTGATGCGGCTCCTGGTCGGCGTTCTCGCGATCGTGGTGCTGCTGGCCATCGCCGCGTTCGCGCACGGCACCACCTCGGGCCTCGAACAGGACATCAACAAGGGCACCGGGCAGGCACCCGATCTGCTGATCAAGATCGCCGGACTGGCGTCCAGCATCGCGATCCTGCTGGTACCGGTCGCCTTCGCCATCGAGCGGCTGATCAAACGGGACGGACTGCGCATCGCCGACGGCGTCCTCGCCGCGGTCCTCGCGCACGGAGTGACACTCGCCACGGACCTGTGGGTCGCCAAGGGCGCCCCCGGCTCCATCCAGGAGGCGCTCACCCAGCCCTCGCCCGGTGACGTCCACGCCCTCACCGACCCGGTGCACGGCTATCTCGCACCGGTCATCGCCTACATGACGGCGGTCGGCATGTCCCGCAGACCGCGCTGGCGCGGGGTCCTGTGGGTCGTGCTGCTCCTCGACGCCTTCTCCATGCTGGTCACCGGCTACACGACCCCGTTCTCGATCATTCTGACGGTGCTGATCGGCTGGACCGTCGCCTACGGGACGCTGTACGCGGTCGGTTCGCCGAACGTGCGTCCGACCGGACGGACGCTGATGGCGGGCCTTCGGCACGTCGGCTTCCACCCGGTCAGCGCGGCCCGCGAGGAGATGCCGGAGAGCACGGAGAGCGGAGACCGCGGCCGGCGCTACTTCGTCACCCTGGAGGACGGCCCGCCGCTCGACGTCACGGTCGTCGACCGCGAGCAGCAGGCACAGGGCTTCTTCTACCGCGTCTGGCGCCGGCTGACGCTGCGCGGCATCACCACGCGCCGCAGCCTCCAGTCACTGCGCCAGGCCCTGGAGCAGGAAGCCCTCCTCGCCTACGCGGCCATCGCGGCCGGCGCCAACGCGCCCAAGCTGATCGCGACCTCCGAGCTGGGCCCGGACGCCGTGATGCTCGTCTACGAGCACACCGGCGCGCACACCCTGGACTCCCTGCCCGACGAGCTGATCACCGACGAACTGCTGCGCGACACCTGGCACCAGGTGCAGGCGCTCCAGTCCCGGCGCATCGCGCACCGCCGGCTCGCAGGCGACGCGATTCTGGTGGATCGTTCCGGCACGGTGATCCTCACGGATCTGCGCGGCGGCGAGATCGCGGCGGGCGATCTGGTGCTGCGCATGGACATCGCCCAGCTCGTGACCACCCTCGGGCTGCGCGTGGGCGCCGAGCGCGCGGTGGCGTCCGCGGTGGGCGTACTCGGCCCTGACGCCGTCGCGAACTGCCTGCCCATGCTCCAGCCGATCGCGTTGACGCGCTCCACGCGCGCGACGCTGCGCAGACTCGCCCGGGAGCGCGCGCAGCGCGAACGCGAGGCGGTGCTGGAGGCCTCGCGTCAGGCCAAACTCGCCCGCGCCGCGGAAGCGGCCGAGGAAGGCGGGGAAGCGGCCCCGCCCCTGCCGGAGAAGGCCGGGAAGAAGGCCGTACGCGCGGAGCAGCGCGCCGAGAAGCGAGCCATCGACGAGGCCCTGGACGAGGCACGCGAAGAGGATCTGCTCACCCAGATCCGCCACCAGGTCCTGCTGATCAGACCCCAGGCACCCGTGGAGCCGGCCCGGCTGGAACGGGTCAAGCCCCGCACGCTGATCAGTCTCATCGCCGGGGCGATCGGCGCGTACTTCCTGCTCACCCAGCTCACCCACATCGAGTTCGGGACCCTCTTCGACAACGCCGAATGGGGCTGGGTCGCGGCGGCCGCGCTGTTCTCCGCCCTGAGCTACTTCGCGGCGGCGATGAGCCTCCTCGGCTTCGTACCCGAGCGGGTGCCCTTCCTGCGGACGGCGGCGGCCCAGGTCGCCGGCTCGTTCGTGAAGATCGTGGCACCCGCCGCGGTCGGCGGCGTCGCCCTCAACACGCGCTTCCTCCAGCGTGCCGGGGTACGGCCGGGGCTCGCGGTGGCCAGTGTCGGCGCGTCGCAGCTGTTCGGGCTCGGCTGCCACATCCTGATGTTGCTGTCCTTCGGCTATCTGACCGGTACGGAGAAGACGCCGTCCCTGTCGCCGTCCCGCACGGTCATCGCGGGCCTGCTGACGGTCGCGGTGTTCATCCTCGTGGTGACGTCGGTGCCGCTGCTGCGCAAGTTCGTCTCCACGCGCGTGAGGTCGCTGTTCGCGGGCGTCGTGCCGCGCATGCTGGACGTGCTGCAGCGGCCGCAGAAGCTCGTCACCGGCATCGGCGGCATGCTGCTGCTGACGGCCTGCTTCGTGATGTGCCTGGACGCGTCGATCCGGGCGTTCGGCAACGAGGAGACGACCTCGCTCAGCCTCGCCAGCGTCGCCGTCGTCTTCCTCGCCGGCAACGCACTCGGCTCGGCAGCCCCGACCCCGGGCGGTGTGGGCGCGGTCGAGGCGACCCTCACCGTCGGCCTGATCGCCGTCGGCCTGCCCAAGGAGGTCGCGGCGCCGGCGGTGCTGCTGTACCGGCTGCTGACACTGTGGCTCCCGGTGCTGCCCGGATGGCTGTTCTTCAACCACCTGACACGCAAGGGCGCGCTCTAG